One genomic window of Cupriavidus oxalaticus includes the following:
- the aceB gene encoding malate synthase A codes for MAITLPAGMKITGEILPAYEDILTPEALALVDKLHRAFEPRRQELLAARVERAKRLDAGEVPDFLPETKSIREGDWKVAPVPKALECRRVEITGPVEAKMVINAFNSGADSYMTDFEDSNTPNWHNQLQGQVNLKAAVRRTLTLESKGKQYKLNDKIATLQVRPRGWHLDEKHVTIDGKRVSGGIFDFALFLFHNAKEQIARGAGPFFYLPKMESHREARLWNDIFVMAQNEIGLPQGTIKATVLIETILAAFEMEEILYELREHSAGLNAGRWDYIFSCIKKFKNDKDFCLADRAKVTMTAPFMRAYALLLLKTCHSRGAPAIGGMSALIPIKNDPEKNAIAMEGIISDKRRDATDGYDGGWVAHPGLVEPAMKEFVAVLGDKPNQFEKQRPDVQVKGADLLDFKPETPITEHGLRMNINVGIHYLGAWLAGNGCVPIHNLMEDAATAEISRSQVWQWIRSPKGKLEDGTKVTAELVRKLIPEELAKVKELVGGDTKTYDRAAEIFEQMSTSEDFAEFLTLPLYEEV; via the coding sequence ATGGCTATCACGCTGCCCGCGGGCATGAAGATTACCGGCGAAATCCTGCCGGCCTACGAAGATATCCTCACGCCGGAAGCCCTGGCCCTGGTAGACAAGCTGCACCGCGCCTTCGAGCCGCGCCGTCAGGAACTGCTGGCCGCGCGCGTGGAGCGCGCCAAGCGCCTGGACGCCGGCGAAGTCCCTGATTTCCTGCCGGAAACCAAGAGCATCCGCGAAGGCGACTGGAAGGTTGCGCCGGTGCCCAAGGCGCTGGAATGCCGCCGCGTGGAAATCACCGGCCCGGTCGAAGCCAAGATGGTGATCAACGCCTTCAACTCGGGCGCTGACAGCTACATGACCGACTTCGAGGATTCCAACACCCCCAACTGGCACAACCAGCTGCAGGGCCAGGTCAACCTGAAGGCCGCCGTGCGCCGCACGCTGACCCTGGAATCGAAGGGCAAGCAATACAAGCTGAACGACAAGATCGCCACGCTGCAGGTGCGTCCGCGCGGCTGGCACCTGGACGAAAAGCACGTCACCATCGACGGCAAGCGCGTCTCGGGCGGCATCTTCGACTTCGCGCTGTTCCTGTTCCACAACGCCAAGGAACAGATCGCGCGCGGCGCCGGCCCGTTCTTCTACCTGCCGAAGATGGAAAGCCATCGGGAAGCGCGCCTGTGGAACGACATCTTCGTGATGGCGCAGAACGAAATCGGCCTGCCGCAAGGCACCATCAAGGCCACCGTGCTGATCGAGACCATCCTCGCCGCGTTCGAGATGGAAGAAATCCTGTATGAGCTGCGCGAGCACAGCGCCGGCCTGAACGCCGGCCGCTGGGACTACATCTTCTCGTGCATCAAGAAGTTCAAGAACGACAAGGACTTCTGCCTGGCCGACCGCGCCAAGGTCACCATGACCGCGCCGTTCATGCGTGCCTACGCGCTGCTGCTGCTGAAGACCTGCCACTCGCGCGGCGCCCCCGCCATCGGCGGCATGAGCGCGCTGATCCCGATCAAGAACGATCCGGAGAAGAACGCCATCGCCATGGAAGGCATCATCAGCGACAAGCGCCGCGATGCCACCGACGGCTACGACGGCGGCTGGGTGGCACACCCGGGCCTGGTCGAGCCGGCCATGAAGGAATTCGTGGCAGTGCTGGGCGACAAGCCGAACCAGTTCGAGAAGCAGCGTCCGGACGTGCAGGTGAAGGGCGCCGACCTGCTCGACTTCAAGCCGGAAACGCCGATCACCGAGCACGGCCTGCGCATGAACATCAACGTCGGCATCCACTACCTGGGCGCCTGGCTGGCCGGCAACGGCTGCGTGCCGATCCACAACCTGATGGAAGACGCCGCCACCGCCGAGATCTCGCGCTCGCAGGTGTGGCAGTGGATCCGCTCGCCGAAGGGCAAGCTGGAAGACGGCACCAAGGTCACGGCCGAGCTGGTGCGCAAGCTGATCCCGGAAGAACTGGCCAAGGTGAAGGAACTGGTCGGTGGCGACACCAAGACCTATGACCGCGCTGCCGAGATCTTCGAGCAGATGTCGACATCGGAGGATTTCGCCGAGTTCCTGACGCTGCCGCTGTACGAAGAAGTCTGA